One genomic region from Amaranthus tricolor cultivar Red isolate AtriRed21 chromosome 12, ASM2621246v1, whole genome shotgun sequence encodes:
- the LOC130797363 gene encoding uncharacterized protein LOC130797363, with protein MEKSVVMSESDSNSRALLYDASNSVCDPKNLHVIDGNIGSPEVIAQGISKMVSCVIRDFDSKADDASRSQVKLCTALHRLTTELDQLLEDAPLPFIMQHATKLSNVRKRVSSLNSILRSIQQRLDNIDRMMSIGSLDAKANTGESM; from the exons ATGGAGAAAAGCGTAGTCATGTCCGAATCCGATTCTAACTCAAGAGCTTTGCTCTACGACGCTTCTAATTCAGTTTGTGATCCAAAGAATTTGCATGTGATTGATGGTAATATTGGCAGTCCAGAAGTTATAGCTCAAGGGATTTCTAAGATGGTGAGTTGTGTGATTAGGGATTTTGATTCCAAAGCCGATGACGCCTCTCGAAGTCAAGTTAAGCTCTGTACTGCTCTCCATCGTCTCACTACCG AGCTTGATCAACTATTGGAAGATGCACCATTGCCGTTCATTATGCAGCATGCTACTAAACTTTCTAATGTCAGAAAAAGAGTGTCATCACTGAACTCAATATTGAGATCTATACAACAACGTCTTGATAATATCGACCGTATGATGTCTATTGGCTCACTTG ATGCTAAAGCAAATACAGGAGAATCCATGTGA